One stretch of Cyclopterus lumpus isolate fCycLum1 chromosome 10, fCycLum1.pri, whole genome shotgun sequence DNA includes these proteins:
- the LOC117737236 gene encoding uncharacterized protein C4orf45, whose product MRNSEAAAGGPQHGQRMLFTGPDGIGDHRPRLNYSPRYVGAGVSSPEATGDLGYLCQAAPDAPPPKPKQGYVGEVGWGWQHNQLLNSGALLSNMQMKKTELRTALEDRVTHGFQSGQNSHRLEPQAKHDQMLPH is encoded by the exons ATGcgaaacagtgaagcagctgcaggggGGCCACAGCATGGACAACGGATGCTTTTTACAG GCCCAGATGGAATTGGAGACCACAGGCCAAGATTAAATTATTCCCCCCGGTACGTGGGTGCGGGCGTCTCATCACCTGAGGCCACAGGTGACCTTGGCTACTTGTGCCAGGCTGCACCAGATGCCCCTCCTCCCAAGCCCAAGCAGGGCTACGTGGGGGAGGTCGGCTGGGGCTGGCAGCACAACCAGCTGCTGAACAGCGGGGCGCTGCTCAGCAACATGCAAATGAAG AAGACTGAGTTGCGGACAGCGTTGGAGGACAGAGTGACTCACGGGTTCCAGAGCGGCCA GAACTCACACCGCCTCGAGCCACAG GCCAAACATGACCAAATGTTGCCCCACTAG